In Desulfobacteraceae bacterium, the sequence CGCAGGTGTTGCGCGGCAGGCACTTTTCAACCTCCTCCATGGCGAAATCGGCCCCGGAGCACAGTCCCACCAGGGTGGCGTTGGCGGCCAGGACGATCTCCTCGGGCACGAAGACGCAGTAGGACCCGATGATTTTCCTGCCGGCCGCCTTTTCGTCCAGAAGCTCCCGGATTCGCAGGCCGTGGACCTCGCTCATGACGAAGTCGAAATATTCCATCCCCCGGGGGCGCTCTTTCTGGGCCAGGAAGATGTCCTGGTAGGCCTTCCCCAAGACGTTCAACAGGGCGTCGTGGGCCTCCAGGTCAAGCCCCAGCAGCTGCCACATACTGCGGTAGTCTTCGCTCATGAACTCCTCCTCGAAATGGTGATTGGATGAAAAAACCCGCCCGCTGAACCGGGCGCGTGCCTGAAGCCGCCCCGCCCCCTTGGTGCTGGCAAAGCGGGGTGGATTAGCCTCGAATGGCATCCGCCGGAACTGCCTGCGGCGGGCAAGACGTATTGGTGGGCTATTGCCCTTCGCCGGTCAGCCCGCAGAAAATCCGCCGCAAGTCCCGCTGGGCGATGCTTTCGCCGAGGATAAAATCGCCTTCAGGCGGCCCCGGGGTCCGCTTTGAGGCCGCGGCCGGCCGCTTCACCGGCCGATTTTTGACGGCCAGGGACTCGACCCGGAACAAATCCGGGGAGGGTTCCAGCCCACGGTTGTTTTCAATCCAGCGGTGGCACTCGTCATGGGTCCCGATGGCCATCAGGAACAGATCGGGCTCGCTGCTGATGCACACCATGCGGTACCCGGCCCCGAGATCATACTTCAGGCAGTTGGCGATGCGCGCCTCGCCGTAATGGGTCAACCCCCCGAACTGCTCGGGGCTCAGGCCCCGCCGGTGCACCATGCGCGCGATGATCTCCCGGGCCTTGCGGGCCGCGCTGGCGGCTTTTTTGCCTTCTTTGGGCAAACTTTCCAGGCGTTTGTCGAATTTCGGATCCCGATGTACGAATTGGATCACGTCCCTTACCTCCCGCAAGAACCACCAGGCCGGCGGCGTCGTTTCGGGTTGCGTTCCATCATTTTCGAATTCCCTGACTTTCGCCGCTAACCAGCGGCGGGCCGAGGCCCCAAGGCGGCGAGGGTCAGTCTCGAGGGAGATTCACCTCCTTGAGGTCCGCTCCCAGGTACTCGCGTTCGTTTTCAGCCAGAATTCCCAGGGCCAGGCCGATCAGGGTCCAGAGATGAATGACGTGGTAGCCGCCGTTGAAGTGTTCCCCCAGGTCGTGGATCTGGGCGTGGCAGTTGTGGCAGGGGGTGACGACGTAGCTGGCCTTGGTCGCCATGACCTGGTCGAACTTGATGCGGCCGTATTGCCGGCGGGCCTCGGTATAGCCGGACTGG encodes:
- a CDS encoding oxidoreductase; translated protein: TVQDPCQQVRKSFGDPLAEDLREVVKARIGAENFVDMIPNRSNNFCCGGGGGYLQSGYTEARRQYGRIKFDQVMATKASYVVTPCHNCHAQIHDLGEHFNGGYHVIHLWTLIGLALGILAENEREYLGADLKEVNLPRD